Proteins found in one Aethina tumida isolate Nest 87 chromosome 1, icAetTumi1.1, whole genome shotgun sequence genomic segment:
- the LOC109602557 gene encoding nuclear pore complex protein Nup133 isoform X1: protein MEQNDLSPFSPRSPFTSRSRQNVTSKRLMPVNFRKSSRFSVSGKSTQSLQIILKSSQNYVERFGQPLPVLITEALTFADRVARGPTFDHSKLAEARETGSAVVSARISECGYVWVVCGRRLLIWQYRQTAENPGTPTKRNLMTQCFELQLPQSDLAHRAELVSVFLPHGHNIPACIAVSPEGVVRYWPAIAHDGVTVEKSIDLQGQECDSLTEVEGLGCILATTTCTIVLVQPTSVGGRHSLENKPLGTPNGWLGGISKRMSSLIFGPISTEQSTEPRLVRVLSVTNKEDNTWTVYVLAGHSLQKWSLSDRDTENLVFYAELNRLVRDSFHNAVWDNCIGDQTDIDTWLLDIQPDNDGILILAAAVNMQMSPQVHYAMISIATAGTQAPTSIRNFMLLKISSMYNEDNPGDALLYRFLYCGNQVYLYNQKSITVVKQQQDPDVLEFNSPKDFLLGGSICVNTPVFFSRNSGLVSVSSNEFNCDLLNVSQNVSLLAVADTSSNESVGITNNNLSVYNMDPEELYEAYKDSLSQLKAAFIFYVQNQQGACEEILSVLYPIETTSTPTIDSLLDKTVIKICNDLLDDIPAKDPRWTDNATLGIGSSYYMQILPQLEDKQKAFSLFLRFLKDTGLWQRLAACSIRDTVMPTIQILAELSEKIIAAIILKSLPVSLILENAIENAIKDSDIERDNGLTNQDIFYREVSKVEKCIQELANLSEDVAHSNLNPEEIVQHIYDSNEIILTVLNEVIQYRLQRADTFALNEVGKSLQTEYIPWTAASDSEGLMDALLLQHSLTFTYGMKLSSSSQLKSDLVEQFVALTDLILDGRKSYLESIRGTDREAAIYKQYCTDRHKLIKPLLQDNEYEKAAQLAEKYLDFETLVIICDNTDNNQRLDEYIDRFRQDGFAEYMYNWFFKENKQGKLIDRYRQVGKSDNLQTLTKFLSDHPSLSWMQHIFDKKFAVGADTLNNLASTEVDSLDKYKTLLSMSKLAKLAGPNTADVDKYVDAINNKLKLVGYQKNLPGYVLQGHGFDVINPGVISAKDIINLYISSEYTDATEVEFRSALEMLKYITDYELRQELNVKIWCNAILRDTWDYKNLNEPMAVLQSTLFFKIIELCLALGADPSNLLPPLDLLTDGLTKLEDNTNFQFLIKTAYDHLDHVQVVDN from the exons gtagCGCCGTTGTTTCGGCGCGAATTTCAGAATGCGGATATGTTTGGGTTGTGTGTGGTCGACGCCTCCTAATCTGGCAGTACCGACAGACTGCAGAAAATCCTGGCACTCCAACGAAACGGAATTTAATGACCCAGTGTTTCGAACTGCAGCTCCCCCAGAGTGACCTGGCCCATCGGGCGGAATTGGTGTCCGTTTTCTTACCACACGGACACAACATTCCAGCTTGTATAGCAGTGTCGCCAGAag GAGTTGTTAGGTATTGGCCGGCCATCGCACATGACGGTGTTACTGTGGAGAAATCTATCGATCTTCAAGGGCAAGAATGTGATAGTTTAACAGAAGTGGAAGGTTTGGGTTGTATTTTGGCAACTACTACATGTACCATAGTCCTAGTGCAGCCGACGTCGGTCGGTGGAAGGCACAGTTTGGAGAACAAACCTCTTGGAACTCCCAATGGATGGCTCGGAGGTATTAGTAAGCGAATGTCGTCGTTAATTTTTGGACCTATCTCCACAGAACAGTCCACTGAACCG cgGTTGGTTAGAGTATTGAGTGTTACCAATAAGGAAGACAACACGTGGACGGTTTACGTTTTGGCCGGTCACTCGCTACAAAAGTGGTCTTTATCAGATAGGGACACTGAGAACTTAGTGTTTTATGCTGAATTAAATCGTTTAGTCAGGGACAGCTTTCACAACGCTGTTTGGGATAACTGTATTGGTGATCAGACCGACATTGATACTTGGCTGTTAGATATTCAACCTGACAATGACGGTATTCTCATTTTGGCTGCCGCGGTTAACATGCAAATGTCTCCTCAG GTTCACTATGCAATGATTTCCATAGCTACTGCTGGTACCCAAGCTCCAACCAGTATCAGAAATTTTATGTTGCTTAAAATATCATCTATGTACAATGAAGATAATCCCGGAGACGCCCTCTTATATAGATTCTTGTATTGTGGCAATCAAGTGTATTTGTACAATCAAAAAAGCATTACTGTGGTGAAACAGCAGCAAGATCCAGATGTTCTTGAGTTCAATTCTCCTAAAGACTTCTTACTAG GTGGGTCAATCTGTGTGAATACACCAGTGTTCTTTTCGAGGAACAGCGGTCTGGTTTCCGTCTCATCCAACGAATTTAATTGTGATTTGTTGAATGTTAGTCAAAATGTCAGTTTGTTGGCTGTGGCTGACACTTCGTCCAACGAATCTGTAGGCATTACCAACAATAACCTTTCTGTCTACAATATGGACCCCGAAGAATTATATGAGGCTTACAAGGATTCTTTAAGTCAGTTGAAGGCGGCGTTCATCTTTTATGTTCAGAACCAACag GGCGCCTGTGAAGAAATTCTCAGCGTATTGTATCCCATTGAGACGACTTCAACTCCCACTATTGATTCATTGCTAGATAaaactgttataaaaatttgtaatgatCTTTTGGATGATATTCCTGCCAAAGATCCCAGATGGACAGATAACGCAACCTTAGGCATAGGAAGCTCTTATTATATGCAAATTTTGCCCCAATTAGAAGACAAGCAAAAGGcgttttctttgtttttgcGATTCTTAAAAGACACTGGTTTATGGCAACGGCTGGCTGCCTGTTCAATAAGAGATACTGTGATGCCaactattcaaattttag CCGAGTTGTCCGAGAAGATCATCGCGGCGATCATACTAAAAAGTTTGCCCGTCAGCTTAATCTTGGAGAATGCTATAGAGAATGCAATTAAGGATTCAGATATTGAAAGAGACAATGGACTTACCAatcaagatattttttatagagaaGTTAGCAAAGTGGAGAAATGCATACAAGAACTGGCTAACTTGTCTGAGGACGTGGCACACTCGAATTTAAATCCAGAAGAAATTGTCCAACACATCTATGATAGCAACGAAATTATTCTT ACCGTTTTAAATGAAGTGATCCAATACAGACTTCAACGTGCCGACACCTTTGCCCTTAACGAGGTCGGCAAATCTTTGCAAACGGAGTACATACCTTGGACAGCAGCTAGCGATTCTGAGGGTCTAATGGATGCTCTCCTGTTACAg CATTCGCTGACTTTCACCTATGGCATGAAATTGTCTAGCTCTTCACAGCTAAAAAGTGACTTAGTGGAACAATTTGTTGCGTTAACAGATTTAATTTTGGATGGAAGAAAGTCATATTTGGAAAGCATACGCGGCACTGACAGAGAAGCTgcgatttataaacaatattgtaCAGATAGACACAAGTTGATAAAGCCACTTT tacaaGACAACGAATATGAAAAAGCCGCCCAACTTGCCGAAAAGTATTTGGATTTTGAGACTTTGGTCATAATTTGCGATAACACCGATAACAATCAACGTCTCGATGAATACATCGATCGTTTCAGGCAAGACGGTTTTGCAGAGTACATGTACAATTGGTTTTTCAAGGAAAACAAACAGGGCAAACTAATCGATAGATACCGTCAAGTAGGCAAGTCGGATAATTTACAGACACTTACCAAATTTTTGTCAGATCATCCCTCTTTGTCTTGGATGCAACACATATTTGACAAAAAGTTTGCAGTGGGTGCTGATACGTTAAACAATTTGGCCTCCACGGAagtagattccttagataaatataaaactttattgagTATGAGTAAACTGGCAAAACTTGCTGGACCCAACACTGCGGATGTTGATAAATATGTTGATgctatcaataataaattgaaattggttGGTTATCAGAAAAATTTGCCTGGTTATGTTTTACAAGGGCATGGTTTTGATGTGATAAACCCGGGGGTGATTTCCGCCAAAGATATAATCAATTTGTATATTAGTTCCGAATACACAGATGCTACAGAAGTAGAGTTTAGGAGTGCATTGGAAATGCTTAAATATATAACGGATTACGAGTTACGACAGGAATTAAACGTGAAGATTTGGTGTAACGCAATTCTTAGAGATACTTGGGactacaaaaatttgaatgaacctATGGCTGTTTTGCAAAGtactctattttttaaaatcatcgAATTATGTTTAGCGTTag gtGCTGATCCTAGTAACTTGTTACCTCCTTTGGATCTGTTAACTGATGGTCTCACAAAGTTGGAGGATAATACAAACTTCcagtttttgataaaaactgCGTACGATCATTTAGATCATGTGCAAGTAGTTGACAACTAG
- the LOC109602557 gene encoding nuclear pore complex protein Nup133 isoform X2: protein MEQNDLSPFSPRSPFTSRSRQNVTSKRLMPVNFRKSSRFSVSGKSTQSLQIILKSSQNYVERFGQPLPVLITEALTFADRSAVVSARISECGYVWVVCGRRLLIWQYRQTAENPGTPTKRNLMTQCFELQLPQSDLAHRAELVSVFLPHGHNIPACIAVSPEGVVRYWPAIAHDGVTVEKSIDLQGQECDSLTEVEGLGCILATTTCTIVLVQPTSVGGRHSLENKPLGTPNGWLGGISKRMSSLIFGPISTEQSTEPRLVRVLSVTNKEDNTWTVYVLAGHSLQKWSLSDRDTENLVFYAELNRLVRDSFHNAVWDNCIGDQTDIDTWLLDIQPDNDGILILAAAVNMQMSPQVHYAMISIATAGTQAPTSIRNFMLLKISSMYNEDNPGDALLYRFLYCGNQVYLYNQKSITVVKQQQDPDVLEFNSPKDFLLGGSICVNTPVFFSRNSGLVSVSSNEFNCDLLNVSQNVSLLAVADTSSNESVGITNNNLSVYNMDPEELYEAYKDSLSQLKAAFIFYVQNQQGACEEILSVLYPIETTSTPTIDSLLDKTVIKICNDLLDDIPAKDPRWTDNATLGIGSSYYMQILPQLEDKQKAFSLFLRFLKDTGLWQRLAACSIRDTVMPTIQILAELSEKIIAAIILKSLPVSLILENAIENAIKDSDIERDNGLTNQDIFYREVSKVEKCIQELANLSEDVAHSNLNPEEIVQHIYDSNEIILTVLNEVIQYRLQRADTFALNEVGKSLQTEYIPWTAASDSEGLMDALLLQHSLTFTYGMKLSSSSQLKSDLVEQFVALTDLILDGRKSYLESIRGTDREAAIYKQYCTDRHKLIKPLLQDNEYEKAAQLAEKYLDFETLVIICDNTDNNQRLDEYIDRFRQDGFAEYMYNWFFKENKQGKLIDRYRQVGKSDNLQTLTKFLSDHPSLSWMQHIFDKKFAVGADTLNNLASTEVDSLDKYKTLLSMSKLAKLAGPNTADVDKYVDAINNKLKLVGYQKNLPGYVLQGHGFDVINPGVISAKDIINLYISSEYTDATEVEFRSALEMLKYITDYELRQELNVKIWCNAILRDTWDYKNLNEPMAVLQSTLFFKIIELCLALGADPSNLLPPLDLLTDGLTKLEDNTNFQFLIKTAYDHLDHVQVVDN from the exons gtagCGCCGTTGTTTCGGCGCGAATTTCAGAATGCGGATATGTTTGGGTTGTGTGTGGTCGACGCCTCCTAATCTGGCAGTACCGACAGACTGCAGAAAATCCTGGCACTCCAACGAAACGGAATTTAATGACCCAGTGTTTCGAACTGCAGCTCCCCCAGAGTGACCTGGCCCATCGGGCGGAATTGGTGTCCGTTTTCTTACCACACGGACACAACATTCCAGCTTGTATAGCAGTGTCGCCAGAag GAGTTGTTAGGTATTGGCCGGCCATCGCACATGACGGTGTTACTGTGGAGAAATCTATCGATCTTCAAGGGCAAGAATGTGATAGTTTAACAGAAGTGGAAGGTTTGGGTTGTATTTTGGCAACTACTACATGTACCATAGTCCTAGTGCAGCCGACGTCGGTCGGTGGAAGGCACAGTTTGGAGAACAAACCTCTTGGAACTCCCAATGGATGGCTCGGAGGTATTAGTAAGCGAATGTCGTCGTTAATTTTTGGACCTATCTCCACAGAACAGTCCACTGAACCG cgGTTGGTTAGAGTATTGAGTGTTACCAATAAGGAAGACAACACGTGGACGGTTTACGTTTTGGCCGGTCACTCGCTACAAAAGTGGTCTTTATCAGATAGGGACACTGAGAACTTAGTGTTTTATGCTGAATTAAATCGTTTAGTCAGGGACAGCTTTCACAACGCTGTTTGGGATAACTGTATTGGTGATCAGACCGACATTGATACTTGGCTGTTAGATATTCAACCTGACAATGACGGTATTCTCATTTTGGCTGCCGCGGTTAACATGCAAATGTCTCCTCAG GTTCACTATGCAATGATTTCCATAGCTACTGCTGGTACCCAAGCTCCAACCAGTATCAGAAATTTTATGTTGCTTAAAATATCATCTATGTACAATGAAGATAATCCCGGAGACGCCCTCTTATATAGATTCTTGTATTGTGGCAATCAAGTGTATTTGTACAATCAAAAAAGCATTACTGTGGTGAAACAGCAGCAAGATCCAGATGTTCTTGAGTTCAATTCTCCTAAAGACTTCTTACTAG GTGGGTCAATCTGTGTGAATACACCAGTGTTCTTTTCGAGGAACAGCGGTCTGGTTTCCGTCTCATCCAACGAATTTAATTGTGATTTGTTGAATGTTAGTCAAAATGTCAGTTTGTTGGCTGTGGCTGACACTTCGTCCAACGAATCTGTAGGCATTACCAACAATAACCTTTCTGTCTACAATATGGACCCCGAAGAATTATATGAGGCTTACAAGGATTCTTTAAGTCAGTTGAAGGCGGCGTTCATCTTTTATGTTCAGAACCAACag GGCGCCTGTGAAGAAATTCTCAGCGTATTGTATCCCATTGAGACGACTTCAACTCCCACTATTGATTCATTGCTAGATAaaactgttataaaaatttgtaatgatCTTTTGGATGATATTCCTGCCAAAGATCCCAGATGGACAGATAACGCAACCTTAGGCATAGGAAGCTCTTATTATATGCAAATTTTGCCCCAATTAGAAGACAAGCAAAAGGcgttttctttgtttttgcGATTCTTAAAAGACACTGGTTTATGGCAACGGCTGGCTGCCTGTTCAATAAGAGATACTGTGATGCCaactattcaaattttag CCGAGTTGTCCGAGAAGATCATCGCGGCGATCATACTAAAAAGTTTGCCCGTCAGCTTAATCTTGGAGAATGCTATAGAGAATGCAATTAAGGATTCAGATATTGAAAGAGACAATGGACTTACCAatcaagatattttttatagagaaGTTAGCAAAGTGGAGAAATGCATACAAGAACTGGCTAACTTGTCTGAGGACGTGGCACACTCGAATTTAAATCCAGAAGAAATTGTCCAACACATCTATGATAGCAACGAAATTATTCTT ACCGTTTTAAATGAAGTGATCCAATACAGACTTCAACGTGCCGACACCTTTGCCCTTAACGAGGTCGGCAAATCTTTGCAAACGGAGTACATACCTTGGACAGCAGCTAGCGATTCTGAGGGTCTAATGGATGCTCTCCTGTTACAg CATTCGCTGACTTTCACCTATGGCATGAAATTGTCTAGCTCTTCACAGCTAAAAAGTGACTTAGTGGAACAATTTGTTGCGTTAACAGATTTAATTTTGGATGGAAGAAAGTCATATTTGGAAAGCATACGCGGCACTGACAGAGAAGCTgcgatttataaacaatattgtaCAGATAGACACAAGTTGATAAAGCCACTTT tacaaGACAACGAATATGAAAAAGCCGCCCAACTTGCCGAAAAGTATTTGGATTTTGAGACTTTGGTCATAATTTGCGATAACACCGATAACAATCAACGTCTCGATGAATACATCGATCGTTTCAGGCAAGACGGTTTTGCAGAGTACATGTACAATTGGTTTTTCAAGGAAAACAAACAGGGCAAACTAATCGATAGATACCGTCAAGTAGGCAAGTCGGATAATTTACAGACACTTACCAAATTTTTGTCAGATCATCCCTCTTTGTCTTGGATGCAACACATATTTGACAAAAAGTTTGCAGTGGGTGCTGATACGTTAAACAATTTGGCCTCCACGGAagtagattccttagataaatataaaactttattgagTATGAGTAAACTGGCAAAACTTGCTGGACCCAACACTGCGGATGTTGATAAATATGTTGATgctatcaataataaattgaaattggttGGTTATCAGAAAAATTTGCCTGGTTATGTTTTACAAGGGCATGGTTTTGATGTGATAAACCCGGGGGTGATTTCCGCCAAAGATATAATCAATTTGTATATTAGTTCCGAATACACAGATGCTACAGAAGTAGAGTTTAGGAGTGCATTGGAAATGCTTAAATATATAACGGATTACGAGTTACGACAGGAATTAAACGTGAAGATTTGGTGTAACGCAATTCTTAGAGATACTTGGGactacaaaaatttgaatgaacctATGGCTGTTTTGCAAAGtactctattttttaaaatcatcgAATTATGTTTAGCGTTag gtGCTGATCCTAGTAACTTGTTACCTCCTTTGGATCTGTTAACTGATGGTCTCACAAAGTTGGAGGATAATACAAACTTCcagtttttgataaaaactgCGTACGATCATTTAGATCATGTGCAAGTAGTTGACAACTAG